One segment of candidate division KSB1 bacterium DNA contains the following:
- a CDS encoding M14 family metallopeptidase, protein MQKPSRIGAAFLLIGLIAAGIINAQTNSALPTPESVLGFRIGAEKKLADYHQMLDYLRKLDAVSDRMQLENLGKTTEGNDLMMAIISSPANLRQLEEWKKIQARLADPRGLSEMESAKLITRAKTVVLINCSIHASEVGAAQMSLELAHHLASNNSPTVQQILDNVITLLVPAHNPDGQLMIVDWYRKNLNTKYEKSPMPWLYQKYVGHDNNRDWFMFTQAETRITVEKIQNVYHPHITLDMHQMGQNGARLFVPPYIDPIEPNVDPIIVGLLNTLGTHVQAALTAQGKSGVVSNAIFDAWTPARAYPHYHGGLRFLTEAASADYATSVEIPEEKLRGDDFYEARRSSWNFPKPWPGGKWTLRDIVDYDFAAAMAILEHAGRNREFWLKSILQVQQNAVNWNDKPAAYVIPAGQRDPEGLQALLEIMRIGMVEVYRAAEDFIADGAPFRQGDWIIPIKQPYGRFAKALLENQRYPALRAGDGALRQPYDATAHTLPLFLGVEVFAVNTTPKLPNTPVKLPLEFSGAVSGSSSIFALDPANTASYRALNLLLKNNLAVFWSQNSFRDGNQEFPIGTILVEGKGKETTLKEIARQSGANLQGLQAKPAGAMYRLQAPRIGLYKSWVANMDEGWTRWVLEQYGFAYKTLTDAEIRAGDLHEKFEVIILPDQAARSIEAGHKPENVPAPYASGLGEIGIYQLRTFVEKGGTLAALDAATELPIRNFWMQIRDVTEGLSTQKFNAPGSMLRVIADTKHPLIYGARREEAIFFNNSPAFRLDEGRGILTYPRSNLLLSGWLEGEEYLAGHHALVEVPFGAGRVILFGFRPQFRAQVRATYRFLFNALFYAAAKSVNDPF, encoded by the coding sequence ATGCAAAAACCCTCTCGAATCGGCGCGGCCTTTTTATTGATTGGGCTGATTGCCGCCGGTATCATCAACGCCCAAACCAACAGCGCTCTCCCCACGCCCGAATCCGTGCTCGGCTTTCGCATCGGCGCGGAAAAAAAGCTGGCGGATTATCACCAGATGTTGGATTATCTGCGCAAGCTGGATGCGGTTTCGGATCGCATGCAGCTCGAGAATTTGGGCAAGACCACCGAAGGCAATGACTTGATGATGGCGATCATCTCGTCGCCGGCGAATTTGCGCCAACTCGAGGAGTGGAAAAAAATCCAAGCCCGGCTCGCCGATCCGCGCGGTTTGTCGGAAATGGAAAGCGCGAAACTGATCACGCGCGCCAAAACAGTGGTGCTGATCAATTGCAGCATTCACGCCAGCGAAGTCGGCGCGGCGCAGATGTCGCTGGAATTGGCGCATCATCTCGCCTCGAATAATTCACCGACGGTGCAGCAGATTCTCGACAACGTCATCACCCTGCTCGTGCCGGCGCACAACCCCGACGGCCAGTTGATGATCGTCGATTGGTATCGAAAAAATTTGAACACCAAATACGAAAAGTCGCCGATGCCGTGGTTGTATCAAAAGTACGTTGGCCACGACAACAACCGGGATTGGTTCATGTTCACGCAGGCGGAGACGCGCATCACGGTGGAGAAAATTCAAAACGTTTATCATCCGCATATCACGCTCGACATGCACCAGATGGGTCAAAACGGTGCGCGGCTGTTCGTGCCGCCGTACATCGATCCGATCGAGCCCAACGTCGATCCGATTATCGTCGGTTTGCTCAACACGCTCGGCACGCATGTGCAGGCGGCGCTAACCGCCCAGGGAAAATCCGGCGTCGTTTCCAACGCCATTTTTGATGCGTGGACGCCGGCGCGGGCGTATCCGCATTATCACGGCGGTTTGCGTTTTCTCACCGAAGCGGCGAGTGCAGACTACGCCACTTCCGTTGAAATTCCCGAAGAGAAATTGCGCGGCGATGATTTCTATGAGGCCCGCCGATCATCTTGGAATTTTCCCAAACCCTGGCCCGGCGGCAAGTGGACGCTACGCGATATCGTCGATTACGATTTTGCTGCGGCGATGGCGATTCTCGAACATGCCGGCCGCAATCGCGAATTTTGGCTCAAGAGCATTTTGCAAGTACAGCAAAACGCGGTGAATTGGAACGACAAGCCGGCGGCGTACGTCATTCCCGCTGGCCAGCGCGACCCCGAAGGCTTGCAGGCGCTGCTCGAAATCATGCGCATTGGCATGGTTGAAGTTTATCGCGCCGCGGAAGATTTTATCGCCGACGGCGCGCCGTTTCGTCAAGGAGATTGGATTATCCCCATCAAACAACCGTATGGCCGTTTTGCAAAAGCGCTGTTGGAAAATCAGCGCTATCCGGCATTGCGCGCCGGCGACGGCGCTTTGCGGCAGCCTTACGATGCGACGGCGCATACCCTGCCGCTTTTTCTCGGGGTCGAAGTTTTTGCCGTCAACACCACGCCGAAACTTCCCAATACCCCGGTTAAACTGCCGCTGGAATTTTCCGGCGCCGTGTCGGGTTCGTCGTCGATTTTTGCGCTCGATCCGGCCAACACCGCGAGTTATCGCGCGCTGAATCTTTTGTTGAAAAACAATCTCGCGGTTTTTTGGAGCCAAAATTCCTTTCGTGACGGCAATCAGGAATTCCCCATCGGTACCATTCTTGTCGAGGGCAAGGGAAAGGAAACCACGTTAAAAGAAATCGCCCGGCAAAGCGGCGCCAACCTTCAGGGCTTGCAAGCCAAACCTGCCGGCGCCATGTATCGTCTACAAGCGCCGCGCATTGGATTGTACAAAAGCTGGGTGGCAAACATGGACGAGGGCTGGACGCGCTGGGTCTTGGAGCAGTATGGCTTTGCGTACAAAACTTTAACCGACGCAGAAATTCGTGCCGGCGACTTGCATGAGAAGTTTGAAGTGATTATATTACCAGACCAAGCCGCACGCAGCATCGAGGCCGGCCACAAGCCGGAAAACGTGCCGGCGCCTTATGCCAGCGGCCTCGGAGAAATTGGCATTTACCAGCTCCGCACGTTCGTTGAAAAAGGCGGCACACTCGCGGCGCTCGACGCGGCGACAGAGCTGCCGATCCGAAATTTTTGGATGCAAATTCGCGATGTGACCGAAGGCCTGTCCACACAAAAATTCAATGCCCCGGGCTCGATGCTGCGGGTCATTGCCGATACGAAGCATCCTTTGATTTACGGCGCGCGGCGCGAAGAAGCGATCTTTTTCAACAACAGTCCGGCATTTCGGCTGGACGAGGGCAGGGGCATTCTCACGTATCCGCGCAGCAATCTCCTGCTCTCGGGCTGGCTGGAAGGAGAGGAATATTTAGCGGGCCATCACGCGCTGGTCGAGGTTCCTTTCGGCGCCGGCCGCGTGATTCTCTTCGGTTTTCGGCCGCAATTTCGCGCCCAGGTTCGCGCGACGTATCGATTTTTGTTTAACGCACTTTTCTATGCGGCGGCGAAAAGTGTGAATGATCCGTTCTAG
- a CDS encoding aminotransferase class I/II-fold pyridoxal phosphate-dependent enzyme → MKPPVAKITESFTESVIREMTRLTHLHGGVNLSQGFPDFPAPDEVKEAAVAAIRADINQYAITWGAPNLRRAIAEKATRYNRMSVDPEKNITVTCGATEAMIAALMALINPGDEVVIFEPFYENYGPDTHLSHATPRFVKLHPPDWHFDEKELRAAFNARTRAIIINTPNNPTGKVFTKEELQFIARLCQEWEAFAITDEIYEHILFDGAAHVSIASLDGMAERTVTINGISKTYSLTGWRVGWAIAPAQQNNAIRKVHDFLTVGAAAPLQEAAAVALRLPESYYENLAQMYLEKRNRLVEILENAGFRCYVPKGAYYIMTEIAELMRRHNQPNDDQFARWMVKEIGVAAVPGSSFYMNPADGTTQVRFCFCKKEETLAAAEEKLKALSKS, encoded by the coding sequence ATGAAACCTCCTGTCGCCAAAATCACCGAATCGTTCACCGAATCCGTCATCCGTGAAATGACGCGGCTCACGCATTTGCACGGCGGCGTCAATCTCTCGCAGGGCTTCCCGGATTTTCCCGCGCCGGACGAGGTGAAGGAAGCCGCCGTGGCTGCGATTCGCGCCGACATCAACCAATACGCCATCACCTGGGGCGCGCCGAATCTGCGCCGGGCGATTGCGGAGAAGGCAACGCGCTATAACCGCATGAGCGTCGATCCGGAGAAAAACATCACCGTCACCTGCGGCGCCACCGAAGCGATGATCGCGGCGTTGATGGCGCTGATCAATCCCGGCGACGAGGTGGTGATCTTCGAGCCGTTTTATGAAAACTACGGGCCGGACACCCACCTTTCACACGCCACGCCGCGGTTTGTGAAGCTGCATCCGCCGGACTGGCATTTCGATGAAAAGGAATTGCGCGCGGCTTTCAACGCCCGCACCCGCGCCATCATCATCAACACGCCGAACAACCCAACCGGCAAGGTTTTTACGAAGGAAGAATTGCAGTTCATCGCACGGCTGTGCCAGGAGTGGGAGGCGTTTGCGATCACCGACGAGATTTATGAGCATATCCTCTTCGACGGCGCGGCACACGTCAGCATCGCCAGCCTCGACGGCATGGCGGAGCGCACGGTGACGATCAACGGCATTTCGAAGACCTACAGCTTGACCGGCTGGCGCGTGGGCTGGGCGATTGCGCCGGCGCAGCAGAACAACGCCATTCGCAAAGTGCACGATTTTCTCACCGTCGGCGCCGCCGCGCCGTTGCAGGAAGCCGCGGCGGTGGCGTTGCGTTTGCCGGAAAGTTATTATGAGAATTTAGCTCAAATGTATCTCGAAAAACGCAATCGGCTGGTCGAAATTTTGGAGAACGCCGGATTTCGCTGCTACGTGCCGAAGGGCGCTTATTACATCATGACGGAAATCGCCGAGCTGATGCGGCGGCACAACCAGCCGAACGACGACCAGTTCGCGCGCTGGATGGTGAAGGAAATCGGCGTCGCGGCGGTGCCGGGATCTAGTTTTTACATGAACCCGGCCGACGGCACGACGCAGGTGAGGTTTTGTTTTTGCAAGAAAGAAGAAACCCTGGCGGCCGCGGAGGAAAAGTTGAAGGCGTTATCGAAATCCTGA
- a CDS encoding AAA family ATPase, with translation MAPEPILNPREIIVPRLSLVVLVGVSGSGKSTWAQKHFLPTEIVSSDRCRAMISDDENNQAVSPAAFRLVHFIVEERLRLGRLAVVDATNVQKEARLPLLALTRHYHALPIAVIFNLSEEIYTARNEQRADRRLEPYMLRRQALNLQSSLGHFKEEGFAKIYLFDGPEAVEQAAIRRVPLRCDRHDEAGPFDIIGDVHGCALELQALLEKLGYQRDEKNIFAHPQGRRAIFLGDLVDRGPDSVGVLRIVLDMIDAGRALWLPGNHDDKFYRYLKGNPVRISHGLDATIRQFEALAASERQALSERYGQHYRRLAEHLVLDRGALVVAHAGMKAEMQGRTGGLMRSFALYGEKTGEVDEFGLPVRADWAADYHGKALVAYGHTPTPEAEFVNNTINLDQGCVFGGKLSALRYPEREIVSVPAQQVYYKIL, from the coding sequence ATGGCGCCGGAACCAATACTCAATCCGCGCGAAATCATCGTGCCGCGGCTGTCGCTCGTCGTTCTCGTTGGCGTGAGCGGCAGCGGCAAATCGACCTGGGCGCAAAAACATTTTTTGCCGACGGAAATCGTCAGCTCGGATCGCTGCCGCGCCATGATCAGCGACGACGAAAACAATCAGGCGGTTTCGCCGGCGGCGTTTCGACTGGTGCATTTCATCGTCGAAGAACGTCTGCGGCTCGGGCGGCTGGCGGTTGTGGATGCGACAAACGTGCAGAAAGAAGCGCGTCTGCCGCTGCTGGCACTCACCCGCCACTATCACGCGCTGCCCATCGCGGTGATTTTCAATTTGAGCGAAGAGATTTACACAGCGCGCAACGAGCAGCGCGCCGACCGTCGCCTGGAGCCGTACATGCTGCGCCGGCAAGCGCTGAATTTGCAAAGCTCGCTCGGCCATTTCAAAGAAGAAGGCTTTGCCAAAATTTATCTCTTCGATGGCCCCGAGGCTGTGGAACAAGCCGCCATCAGGCGCGTGCCGCTGCGCTGCGATCGCCACGACGAGGCCGGGCCGTTCGATATCATCGGCGATGTGCACGGCTGTGCTCTCGAATTGCAGGCATTGCTGGAAAAACTCGGCTATCAACGCGACGAGAAAAATATTTTTGCGCATCCGCAAGGCCGGCGCGCCATTTTCCTCGGCGATCTCGTCGATCGCGGGCCGGATAGCGTGGGCGTGCTGCGAATTGTTTTGGATATGATCGATGCCGGCCGCGCGTTGTGGCTGCCGGGCAATCACGATGATAAATTTTACCGCTACCTCAAAGGCAATCCGGTTCGCATCAGCCACGGCCTGGACGCCACGATTCGGCAATTCGAAGCGCTGGCGGCGAGCGAGCGCCAGGCGTTGAGCGAGCGTTACGGGCAGCATTATCGCCGTCTCGCCGAGCATCTGGTTTTGGACCGCGGCGCGCTGGTGGTGGCGCACGCCGGCATGAAAGCCGAGATGCAAGGCCGCACCGGCGGTTTGATGCGCAGCTTCGCGTTGTATGGCGAGAAAACCGGCGAAGTCGACGAATTTGGCCTGCCGGTGCGCGCCGATTGGGCCGCCGATTATCACGGCAAAGCGCTGGTGGCTTACGGCCACACGCCGACGCCCGAAGCCGAATTCGTCAACAACACCATCAACCTCGATCAAGGCTGCGTGTTCGGCGGCAAGCTTTCGGCGCTGCGCTATCCCGAGCGCGAGATCGTCAGCGTGCCGGCGCAGCAAGTGTATTACAAAATTCTTTAA
- a CDS encoding cold shock domain-containing protein — MEKGTVKWFNEAKGYGFIKRQTGEDVFVHFKSIIGEGFRTLKEGEEVEFDVEQGPKGLQAKNVTRLGIRADSANPDGSE, encoded by the coding sequence ATGGAAAAAGGTACGGTCAAGTGGTTCAATGAGGCCAAGGGCTACGGCTTCATTAAACGTCAAACCGGCGAAGATGTTTTCGTTCATTTCAAATCGATCATCGGCGAGGGTTTCAGAACGCTCAAAGAGGGTGAAGAGGTTGAATTCGATGTCGAGCAAGGCCCAAAAGGTTTGCAAGCCAAAAATGTCACGCGTCTGGGCATACGCGCGGATTCGGCCAACCCCGATGGCTCAGAATAA